Proteins found in one Echinimonas agarilytica genomic segment:
- a CDS encoding glutamate-5-semialdehyde dehydrogenase, protein MTDLNAMGLSARHASYQLAELTAPQKNALLNTLADELEKNSPAILAANAKDIEQGKANGLTEALIDRLLLTEERLSAIASDVRMVARLEDPVGEEFDAKILENGLRLRKRRVPVGVLGVIYEARPNVTIDVAALSLKTGNACILRGGKETTQSNAAVTQIIQSVLKQHGVDAAAVQSINDPDRALVAQLLKLDAYVDMIIPRGGKGLHKLCIEQATIPVITGGIGICHLFVDESADLSGSVKIVENAKVQRPSVCNSLDTVLVHEAVAAEFLPQLADELAKSAVSLRLDPASQVILANHSIDSQAAQAEDFDQEWLSLVLSVKVVADLDEAVSHIRQHSTQHSDGILTSTLSAANRFVNSVNSAAVYVNASTRFTDGAQFGLGAEVAVSTQKLHARGPMGLSELTTYKWIGEGDMLARS, encoded by the coding sequence ATGACTGATTTAAATGCCATGGGCTTGTCTGCCCGCCATGCGAGCTATCAACTTGCCGAACTCACTGCGCCTCAGAAGAATGCTCTTCTGAACACGTTAGCTGATGAGCTTGAGAAAAACAGTCCCGCAATTTTGGCTGCGAATGCAAAAGACATTGAACAGGGCAAAGCCAATGGCCTAACCGAAGCATTAATCGATCGCCTGTTGTTAACTGAAGAACGCCTGTCGGCCATTGCGTCAGATGTCCGTATGGTCGCCCGGCTTGAAGATCCCGTGGGCGAAGAGTTCGACGCTAAAATTTTAGAAAATGGATTACGCTTGCGTAAACGCCGTGTTCCTGTGGGGGTTTTGGGAGTTATCTATGAAGCCCGCCCCAATGTAACCATTGATGTTGCTGCGTTAAGTCTTAAAACCGGGAATGCGTGTATTTTACGTGGCGGTAAAGAAACGACTCAGTCAAATGCGGCCGTTACGCAAATTATTCAGTCGGTATTGAAACAGCACGGCGTTGATGCCGCTGCGGTTCAGTCAATCAATGATCCTGACCGGGCTTTGGTTGCGCAGTTGCTTAAACTAGATGCTTACGTTGACATGATTATTCCGCGTGGCGGCAAAGGCTTACACAAATTATGTATTGAGCAAGCCACCATTCCTGTGATTACTGGTGGCATCGGTATTTGTCACTTGTTTGTGGACGAGTCTGCGGATTTATCTGGCTCTGTAAAAATTGTCGAAAACGCTAAGGTTCAGCGTCCGAGCGTGTGTAACTCGCTCGATACGGTACTGGTGCATGAAGCAGTCGCGGCAGAATTCTTACCCCAGTTAGCTGATGAGTTGGCAAAGTCAGCTGTCTCTTTACGTTTAGATCCTGCATCTCAGGTAATTTTGGCCAATCATTCCATTGACTCTCAAGCCGCGCAAGCGGAAGATTTTGATCAGGAATGGTTGTCTTTGGTGTTGTCAGTGAAAGTGGTGGCCGATCTCGATGAAGCGGTCAGTCATATCCGACAGCACAGTACGCAACATTCCGATGGCATCTTAACGTCCACATTGAGTGCTGCAAACCGTTTTGTAAACTCAGTCAATTCGGCTGCGGTTTATGTCAATGCGAGCACTCGCTTTACGGATGGTGCTCAATTTGGTTTGGGTGCTGAAGTTGCCGTATCTACCCAGAAACTGCATGCTCGTGGGCCGATGGGGTTGTCCGAACTGACAACCTACAAATGGATTGGTGAAGGCGATATGCTCGCTCGCAGTTAA
- a CDS encoding YcbK family protein — MSFTNLSRRRFMLGAGGAVLSGAFMFPAAALAAQTRKTNNQRSLAMSNIHTGESLKLTYFEDGEYIADSLNRYNHLLRDFRANESISMDYNVLDQVFLLSQLVGHKGTVNIISGYRSPKTNEQLRKNGKGVAKKSYHMKGQAIDVAFPGSSLASARKAAIAMGAGGVGYYPKSGFLHLDTGPTRNWG; from the coding sequence ATGAGTTTTACTAATCTTTCGCGCCGCCGATTTATGCTCGGAGCAGGTGGTGCGGTTCTCTCGGGAGCATTTATGTTTCCCGCAGCAGCTTTGGCTGCTCAGACAAGGAAGACGAATAATCAACGCTCATTAGCGATGTCAAACATTCATACGGGCGAGTCTCTAAAACTCACCTACTTTGAGGACGGTGAATATATTGCCGATAGCCTAAATCGCTATAACCATTTATTACGAGATTTCAGAGCCAATGAGTCGATCTCAATGGACTATAACGTGCTAGACCAAGTATTTCTGCTCAGCCAGTTGGTGGGCCATAAAGGCACTGTAAATATTATCTCTGGATACCGTTCGCCCAAAACCAATGAACAGCTTCGTAAAAATGGCAAAGGTGTTGCTAAGAAGAGTTATCACATGAAAGGCCAAGCAATTGATGTGGCGTTTCCGGGCAGCTCTCTAGCCTCAGCACGTAAGGCAGCAATTGCCATGGGAGCCGGAGGTGTAGGCTACTACCCCAAAAGTGGTTTCTTACATTTAGATACAGGCCCTACAAGAAACTGGGGTTAA
- a CDS encoding L,D-transpeptidase family protein: protein MSQQSPDIWRHSELQQEIRQLVTESSLAFGTPAHIQILDNIFNYPTAPEVYADAALYLSAIQRHFRHANYTEQMKLTLSVHDARANALELSMWNDAMESNSAIQIAHKLRPPHPWYASYRQAIVQLLSQSAAPWPHIEEGPLFDLNSQDNRTQQVHLILERWKLKGTSGLQQFQQIHGLKVDGIIGQNTRYWLNMSPVARAIILARNSQRLHAAPNTNFQNTVWVNVPSFELNYWRYGEHQIASRVIVGKKSRKTPMLISHIDQLIANPAWNVPYRIMRYDILPKAQNDPSYLAERGFRVINSDRSYRAETVPLESFDWPNVTILNFPFLLQQAPGKNNALGSIKFNFPNRYRVYLHDTNQPELFENHHRALSSGCIRVEKAQQLAELLMSPSQNIKWTQWRESMQTSDLRPEQNAIIQITYLTAWPEKNGEFSYRNDIYQYDASSLKMASNWPKALVMNDNNGLTNFSPTRIFSNR from the coding sequence TTGAGCCAACAATCACCAGACATTTGGCGACACTCAGAACTCCAACAAGAGATTCGCCAACTGGTGACTGAATCGTCGCTTGCTTTCGGCACGCCAGCACACATTCAAATTTTAGATAATATATTCAACTACCCAACGGCCCCCGAAGTCTATGCTGACGCGGCTCTGTACCTGTCAGCAATACAGCGTCACTTTCGACATGCGAACTATACCGAACAAATGAAGCTGACGCTGTCTGTTCACGATGCACGCGCCAACGCTCTCGAGTTATCGATGTGGAATGACGCCATGGAGTCTAACTCCGCCATTCAAATTGCGCACAAGCTGCGCCCACCACACCCTTGGTACGCCAGCTACCGCCAAGCGATTGTTCAACTATTGAGTCAATCGGCCGCCCCATGGCCTCACATCGAGGAAGGACCTTTATTCGACCTAAACTCACAAGACAACAGAACACAGCAAGTGCATCTCATACTTGAACGCTGGAAACTTAAAGGAACCTCAGGACTTCAACAATTTCAACAAATACACGGCCTGAAGGTGGACGGTATAATAGGCCAAAACACTCGATATTGGTTGAATATGTCGCCCGTTGCACGTGCTATTATACTTGCCCGAAACAGCCAACGTTTACATGCCGCGCCCAACACTAACTTTCAAAATACGGTATGGGTGAATGTGCCTTCATTTGAGCTCAACTATTGGCGCTACGGGGAACATCAAATAGCCAGCCGGGTTATTGTTGGTAAGAAATCTCGCAAAACGCCAATGTTGATTTCCCATATTGATCAACTCATCGCAAATCCTGCATGGAATGTTCCTTATCGAATCATGCGCTATGATATTCTTCCCAAAGCGCAAAACGACCCCTCTTACCTGGCCGAGCGTGGATTCCGCGTGATTAATAGTGACCGCAGTTACCGAGCAGAAACTGTGCCGCTAGAATCATTTGATTGGCCAAATGTCACAATTCTAAACTTCCCATTCCTGCTCCAACAAGCACCAGGTAAGAACAATGCATTGGGCAGTATCAAATTTAACTTCCCTAATCGCTACCGCGTTTATCTGCACGATACGAATCAACCTGAGCTGTTTGAAAATCATCATAGAGCGTTAAGCTCCGGCTGCATTCGAGTGGAAAAAGCCCAACAATTGGCTGAACTTTTGATGAGCCCCTCACAAAATATAAAATGGACTCAATGGCGAGAATCAATGCAAACAAGTGATTTGAGACCCGAACAAAATGCGATAATTCAAATTACCTATCTTACTGCATGGCCTGAAAAAAACGGGGAATTCAGCTATCGAAATGACATTTATCAATACGATGCAAGTTCGCTGAAAATGGCTTCAAACTGGCCTAAAGCCCTAGTTATGAATGACAACAATGGGTTGACTAATTTTTCACCAACCCGTATTTTCTCCAATCGATAG
- a CDS encoding response regulator: MEKINIICVDDQREVLSAVVRDLQPLSEWFTIEECESADECLSLMEELDEQGEHIALVISDHVMPGKSGVVMLSEIANDARYRHTRKILLTGLASHQDTIDAINGAGVDRYFEKTWNANELIVACKSLLTHYLLDAGLDYDAMIGVLDVQTLYQAGRI, translated from the coding sequence ATGGAAAAAATTAACATTATATGTGTTGATGACCAACGCGAAGTGCTCAGCGCAGTGGTTCGAGATCTTCAACCGTTGTCAGAATGGTTCACCATTGAAGAATGCGAATCGGCTGATGAGTGCCTATCGTTAATGGAAGAGTTAGACGAACAAGGCGAGCACATTGCCTTGGTTATTTCAGATCATGTAATGCCGGGTAAAAGCGGTGTTGTGATGCTCTCTGAAATCGCAAATGATGCGCGATACCGACACACACGTAAGATCTTACTGACAGGGTTGGCAAGTCATCAAGACACGATCGACGCAATCAATGGTGCAGGTGTCGATCGCTATTTTGAAAAGACATGGAACGCCAACGAGCTAATTGTCGCCTGTAAGTCATTGCTAACTCATTACTTACTTGACGCTGGCCTTGATTATGATGCCATGATTGGGGTGCTAGACGTGCAAACTCTCTATCAGGCAGGGCGGATCTAG
- a CDS encoding TetR/AcrR family transcriptional regulator, with protein sequence MARTKSFDPEEKLADAMNLFWRKGFNATSLEDLERELKLKRFSIYNAFGDKLQLYRDALQLYISTVFEPAIKGLSETGGLDSIQGFFEGCLDFYATQPQRLGCFICNSSIELGFSDDKVSRLTADAHEQLQKAFFNALMIEKQRGGLSDAVDLDSASRFLVTLYRGLVTSNCIEITTSWMDAYKDQLDLLTTTWRKL encoded by the coding sequence TTGGCTAGAACAAAGTCATTCGATCCAGAAGAGAAACTTGCTGATGCCATGAACTTGTTCTGGAGAAAGGGCTTTAATGCCACTTCTTTGGAAGATCTAGAACGAGAACTCAAGCTAAAGCGTTTTAGTATCTATAATGCATTTGGCGACAAATTGCAGCTGTATAGAGATGCGCTTCAGCTTTATATTTCTACTGTTTTCGAGCCTGCAATTAAAGGGTTGTCCGAAACCGGTGGTTTGGACTCAATTCAAGGTTTTTTTGAAGGCTGTCTAGACTTTTATGCAACTCAACCCCAGCGTTTGGGCTGTTTCATCTGCAACTCCTCTATTGAGTTGGGCTTCAGCGATGACAAAGTTTCTCGCCTGACCGCTGATGCTCATGAACAACTGCAAAAAGCGTTTTTCAATGCATTGATGATTGAAAAGCAAAGAGGGGGGCTAAGCGACGCAGTTGATTTAGACTCAGCCAGTCGTTTTCTCGTGACGCTCTATCGTGGCTTAGTGACCAGCAATTGCATTGAGATCACGACCTCGTGGATGGATGCTTACAAAGATCAACTGGACCTGCTGACGACGACTTGGCGCAAGCTGTAA
- a CDS encoding aldo/keto reductase, with product MKTIALAKYLPGVSRLSYGCMGLGGPHWEGTDYSVDDISQAHQVIDTLLDLGINHLDHADIYRSGKSEAVIGEVFKQRPELREQFFIQSKCGIRFADEAGPHRYDQSKDWILQSVDGILQRLDIEYLDTLLIHRPDPLMEQEDVVEAITTLTDNGKVRHFGVSNMHVGQIKFLQSHLQDPLVVNQLEMSLSQLGWLNEGVFVANPEGANVNFAPGTLEYCRNREIQLQSWGSLSQGLFSGRGLDQQPQHIHATAERVAHYAAEYQVSREAIVLAFIMRHPALVQPVIGTVHLDRIRACAQASSIQLSREHWYDLFTVARGGQVP from the coding sequence ATGAAGACAATCGCACTGGCAAAGTATTTACCCGGCGTTAGCCGCCTGTCATACGGGTGTATGGGGTTAGGTGGCCCACATTGGGAGGGTACAGATTATTCTGTTGATGACATCTCTCAGGCTCATCAAGTGATTGATACATTACTGGATTTAGGGATTAATCATCTCGACCATGCTGACATTTATCGCAGCGGAAAATCTGAAGCTGTGATCGGTGAAGTCTTCAAGCAACGGCCAGAGCTCAGAGAACAATTTTTTATTCAGTCAAAATGTGGTATTCGGTTTGCAGATGAAGCGGGGCCTCATCGTTACGACCAATCTAAAGATTGGATTTTGCAGAGCGTGGATGGCATTTTACAGCGCCTTGATATTGAGTACCTGGACACATTGCTCATTCATCGACCCGATCCTTTGATGGAGCAGGAGGATGTTGTAGAGGCCATTACAACCCTCACAGACAATGGCAAGGTTAGGCACTTTGGTGTGTCCAATATGCACGTGGGCCAAATTAAATTTCTGCAATCTCACTTGCAAGATCCGCTGGTAGTGAATCAACTGGAAATGAGCCTGAGTCAATTGGGGTGGCTAAATGAAGGAGTATTTGTCGCCAATCCTGAAGGTGCCAATGTGAACTTTGCTCCGGGAACGCTTGAGTATTGTCGGAATCGAGAAATTCAATTGCAGTCTTGGGGCAGCCTTTCGCAAGGGTTATTTTCTGGACGCGGGCTTGATCAACAACCCCAACACATTCATGCAACGGCGGAAAGGGTCGCGCATTATGCGGCGGAATACCAAGTGAGTCGTGAAGCCATCGTGTTGGCGTTTATTATGCGTCATCCCGCACTGGTTCAGCCGGTGATTGGTACCGTGCATTTAGATCGCATCCGGGCCTGTGCTCAAGCTAGCTCGATCCAATTAAGTCGAGAGCATTGGTATGACTTGTTCACGGTTGCACGGGGTGGTCAGGTACCATAA
- a CDS encoding mechanosensitive ion channel family protein, producing MELEQYMDQAVNLTMAYLPKVLLAIVFLWIGMWVIKRVTKLFDIALEKKDVEASLRGFLGSMVSALLKVALIISVATMVGIEMTAFIAVLGAAGLAVGMALSGTLQNFAGGVIILLFKPFRVGDFIEAQGYMGTVSEIQIFITILKTPDNKTIIIPNSPLSTGSLINFSIEQTRRVDFSFGIGYGDDIDQARGIINEIVQADARVKKDPEPFIMVGELADSSVNLTVRVWVDAADYWGVHFDTIEAVKKAFDAKGVSIPFPQQDVHMHQVSNG from the coding sequence ATGGAACTAGAACAATACATGGATCAAGCCGTGAACTTAACAATGGCGTATTTGCCCAAAGTACTGCTTGCGATCGTTTTTCTTTGGATTGGTATGTGGGTGATTAAGCGTGTCACCAAACTGTTCGACATTGCTTTAGAGAAGAAAGATGTTGAAGCATCTCTTCGTGGCTTCTTGGGCAGTATGGTTTCGGCATTACTTAAAGTTGCATTAATTATTTCTGTGGCCACTATGGTGGGTATTGAAATGACGGCGTTTATTGCCGTACTTGGTGCTGCTGGCTTAGCTGTTGGTATGGCGTTGTCTGGCACATTGCAGAATTTTGCCGGTGGCGTGATCATCTTATTGTTTAAGCCTTTTCGTGTGGGTGATTTCATTGAAGCACAAGGCTACATGGGAACGGTAAGTGAGATTCAAATCTTTATTACAATCCTCAAAACACCAGACAATAAAACGATTATTATTCCGAACTCTCCTTTATCAACAGGTTCGTTGATCAATTTCTCTATTGAACAAACGCGCCGTGTCGATTTCAGCTTCGGTATTGGATACGGTGATGACATCGACCAAGCTCGTGGCATCATCAACGAGATTGTGCAAGCTGATGCTCGTGTGAAAAAAGATCCTGAACCTTTCATTATGGTGGGTGAACTTGCCGATTCTTCAGTGAACCTAACTGTGCGTGTTTGGGTTGATGCCGCTGACTACTGGGGCGTTCACTTCGATACCATTGAAGCTGTGAAGAAAGCATTCGACGCCAAAGGCGTGTCGATTCCATTCCCTCAGCAAGACGTTCATATGCATCAGGTATCCAACGGATAA
- a CDS encoding ATP-binding protein has product MYESELANNPAYQRIKEVYFGRIDRHFTLKSGKTLLEQGEYNDKLYLIKKGTIVGYQTIEGEQIEIFRSGPDMFIGLQSFFGRSHSSYSKVVAECECQLAYIELTTPAEDEYQYGSLIEQFNPVIVNALVTRQLRSSHAAIEQQRTQRRLTQAEKMSTLGQLSAGLAHELNNSIGVLARKSEYISDFFKAYLAEHERKKAAFFNSGVQDGQRLNSSEIRQRTREFERKLNISRESAKLLAKMASSMEDASVLEKNVIKNLDEVARFWQLGVDFHDMQVAAKHASGIVKSVKILGGGNFERSDDVSVTESLDQALSLLKSNLRSVQLEYEATELPSIFGNMTELIQIWVNIIKNACDAMEQAHTEAPMVAVTTEARPYHVDILITDNGPGIPKELQDKIFQPNFTTKKDGLSFGLGLGLSIVMRLVESYGGRIVVNSVPGKTTFSVTLPVREGYGKN; this is encoded by the coding sequence ATGTACGAATCCGAGTTAGCAAATAATCCTGCATATCAGCGTATCAAAGAAGTTTACTTTGGCCGTATTGACCGCCATTTTACGCTCAAAAGTGGTAAGACCTTATTAGAACAAGGTGAATACAACGACAAGCTTTACCTAATTAAGAAAGGCACCATTGTTGGATATCAAACCATCGAGGGGGAGCAAATTGAAATTTTCCGCTCCGGGCCAGATATGTTTATTGGGTTGCAGAGCTTTTTTGGACGCAGTCATAGTAGCTACTCAAAAGTTGTTGCGGAATGCGAATGCCAGCTTGCATACATTGAGCTGACAACACCCGCCGAAGATGAATATCAATACGGCTCTTTAATTGAACAATTTAATCCTGTGATTGTGAATGCGCTGGTCACACGCCAGCTACGATCGTCCCATGCGGCAATAGAGCAACAAAGAACTCAACGCCGCTTAACTCAAGCGGAGAAAATGTCGACGCTGGGTCAGCTCTCGGCTGGGCTGGCGCATGAACTGAATAACTCAATTGGCGTGTTGGCGCGAAAGTCAGAATATATTAGTGATTTTTTTAAAGCGTACTTAGCGGAGCACGAGCGTAAAAAAGCTGCATTTTTCAATAGCGGTGTTCAAGACGGCCAACGTCTCAATAGCTCCGAAATTCGTCAACGCACGCGTGAGTTTGAGCGCAAGCTTAACATCAGCCGAGAGTCAGCCAAGCTGCTGGCGAAAATGGCCTCATCGATGGAAGATGCCAGCGTGCTTGAGAAGAACGTCATTAAAAACCTAGATGAAGTGGCGCGTTTTTGGCAACTGGGTGTTGATTTTCACGATATGCAAGTGGCGGCCAAGCATGCGTCTGGCATTGTAAAGTCGGTGAAAATATTGGGAGGCGGAAATTTTGAACGTTCAGATGATGTCTCTGTTACTGAATCATTAGACCAAGCATTGTCGTTGCTCAAAAGTAATTTACGTTCGGTTCAGTTGGAATATGAAGCCACCGAGTTGCCAAGCATTTTTGGCAATATGACCGAGTTAATTCAAATCTGGGTCAACATCATTAAAAATGCATGCGATGCCATGGAGCAAGCCCATACGGAGGCTCCCATGGTAGCCGTAACCACTGAGGCTCGGCCATATCATGTCGATATTTTGATCACCGACAATGGCCCAGGTATTCCTAAAGAACTGCAAGACAAAATTTTTCAGCCGAACTTCACCACTAAAAAAGACGGTTTGTCGTTTGGTTTAGGGTTGGGATTGTCAATAGTAATGCGGCTTGTAGAAAGCTATGGCGGTCGAATTGTTGTGAATAGTGTGCCAGGGAAAACTACTTTTTCTGTCACCTTACCAGTGAGAGAAGGTTATGGAAAAAATTAA
- a CDS encoding TonB-dependent receptor plug domain-containing protein, whose amino-acid sequence MYNVKLKPLAVAIVSAFSISAIALPAAAQDSSDKNVEDVEQISVTGSRIKRTDMETASPVSIITADDISLGSYTSVEQVLQQSTASNGIATGAASNNGGVGAARVNLRGLGSQRTLILVNGRRMVNSGVGADSSVDLNTIPIAAIERIEVLKDGASAVYGSDAIAGVVNIITKSDFEGLELSAGYSGSQEGDGNTGEVSLITGGSSDKGNFVMGMSYVDRGQTKQGDRDFSKCPDNAFGEDGTCQSGSSFIPGGTVNTGDGWKELTPGGDPQNPADWVDQSNYYNYSERSYLYTPQKRVSVFANGQYEVAPDTTMFVETMYTKRTSNQQMAPEPINGLIISGDNAYNPFGEDIEYRRRMTEAGDRAYDQTVDTIRLVAGIEGYLDIGSGYDWDFSYIYGRNDSTDRSDNYINVKKVGDTLDNERCAADPNIPCGDWFVPNGELSQDLVDYVTYTDQASGGNEMNVVNFNISGDAWEMPAGAVGFASGVEYRREKGWYQPDAVTVAGDGSASAQDPTSGSYDTTQVYAEFAVPLLSDMAYAEELTAEFAARWFDYSTFGSDMTWKLGLTWRLNSELMVRGVASTAFRAPTVDELYGGSVGSFDYLADPCSEYGNLDPSTATYKNCHAQIGDTGYKYENSQIENTWLTSDELGPEEADTYTLGVVYSPEFLDGFSATVDYYQMELTNAISRIDTQAYLNNCYAGVESACEVLNLERSEFSGEISYMESPLTNIGNIETSGVDMNFAYGFEWMNLDWSANVDSSYLIEYIEDDIDYTGKISGLNGGWAEWKTNTSLTVGQDAWEASWRYRYIGGMTDDYYEEAYGLRTEVGSVSYHDVSARYYINDTWSVSGGVDNVFDKTPPYLYSYSDANTVPEVYDVMGRYFHAKVTARF is encoded by the coding sequence ATGTACAATGTGAAGCTTAAGCCGCTTGCAGTCGCAATTGTCAGCGCATTCAGTATTTCAGCTATCGCCCTCCCGGCAGCAGCACAAGATTCATCGGATAAGAATGTAGAAGATGTAGAGCAGATCTCAGTAACAGGCTCGCGCATTAAACGCACAGACATGGAAACAGCCAGTCCAGTGAGTATTATCACTGCTGATGATATCTCTTTAGGGAGTTACACCTCTGTTGAGCAAGTACTGCAACAAAGCACCGCTTCAAATGGTATCGCAACAGGCGCAGCGAGTAACAATGGTGGCGTGGGTGCTGCACGTGTGAACCTTCGCGGTTTGGGCTCTCAGCGCACTTTGATCCTCGTGAATGGCCGTCGTATGGTCAACTCTGGTGTGGGTGCTGATTCTTCAGTCGACCTGAACACCATTCCAATTGCCGCGATTGAGCGTATCGAAGTACTTAAAGACGGCGCATCTGCTGTATACGGCTCTGATGCAATTGCCGGTGTAGTGAACATTATCACTAAATCAGACTTTGAAGGTTTAGAACTTTCAGCAGGTTACTCTGGCTCACAAGAAGGCGACGGTAATACGGGCGAAGTTAGCTTAATTACCGGTGGCAGCTCCGACAAAGGTAACTTTGTAATGGGCATGAGCTACGTTGATAGGGGTCAAACTAAACAAGGCGACCGCGACTTTTCAAAATGTCCAGATAATGCCTTTGGCGAAGACGGTACGTGTCAGTCAGGTAGCTCGTTTATTCCAGGCGGCACAGTAAATACAGGTGATGGTTGGAAAGAGCTGACGCCAGGCGGCGATCCGCAAAATCCAGCGGACTGGGTCGACCAGTCGAACTACTATAATTACTCTGAACGCTCTTACTTGTATACGCCGCAGAAACGTGTAAGCGTTTTTGCCAATGGCCAATATGAAGTTGCACCCGACACAACCATGTTCGTTGAAACCATGTACACCAAACGTACATCGAACCAACAAATGGCACCAGAACCTATCAACGGCCTTATCATCTCAGGCGACAATGCATACAACCCATTCGGTGAAGACATAGAATACCGCCGTCGTATGACCGAAGCAGGCGACCGTGCTTACGATCAAACTGTTGATACCATTCGATTAGTAGCCGGCATTGAAGGTTACCTCGACATTGGTTCGGGCTACGATTGGGATTTCTCGTATATTTACGGCCGAAATGATTCAACCGACCGCTCCGACAACTACATCAACGTTAAAAAAGTGGGCGATACCCTCGACAATGAACGTTGTGCCGCCGATCCAAATATTCCATGTGGTGACTGGTTCGTACCAAATGGCGAGTTGTCTCAAGATCTCGTTGATTACGTCACTTACACCGACCAAGCCTCGGGTGGCAACGAGATGAATGTTGTGAACTTCAACATTTCAGGTGATGCATGGGAAATGCCAGCAGGCGCAGTGGGATTTGCATCGGGTGTGGAATATCGCCGTGAGAAAGGTTGGTATCAGCCTGATGCGGTCACGGTTGCCGGAGACGGTTCAGCCTCAGCACAAGATCCAACATCGGGTAGTTACGACACCACTCAAGTTTATGCAGAATTTGCAGTGCCGCTTCTAAGCGACATGGCCTATGCCGAAGAGCTAACCGCTGAATTTGCAGCACGTTGGTTTGACTACAGCACCTTTGGTTCTGATATGACTTGGAAACTGGGCCTAACATGGCGTCTCAATTCTGAATTGATGGTGCGTGGTGTGGCTTCAACCGCATTCCGAGCGCCAACAGTGGATGAGTTGTACGGCGGAAGCGTCGGTTCATTCGACTATTTAGCCGACCCTTGTTCAGAATACGGCAACTTAGATCCGTCAACTGCAACCTACAAAAACTGTCATGCGCAAATTGGGGATACAGGTTACAAGTACGAAAACTCACAGATTGAGAACACTTGGTTAACCTCTGATGAGCTAGGACCAGAAGAAGCCGATACCTACACCTTAGGTGTAGTGTACAGCCCTGAATTTTTGGATGGTTTCTCAGCGACAGTTGATTACTACCAAATGGAGCTCACGAACGCGATTAGCCGAATTGACACACAAGCGTACCTCAACAACTGCTACGCAGGCGTCGAATCAGCATGTGAAGTATTGAACCTTGAGCGTTCTGAATTCTCAGGTGAAATCTCGTACATGGAATCGCCTCTGACAAATATCGGTAATATCGAAACGTCTGGCGTAGATATGAACTTCGCGTACGGCTTTGAGTGGATGAATCTTGATTGGAGTGCCAATGTCGATTCAAGCTACCTCATCGAGTACATCGAAGATGACATTGACTACACGGGAAAAATTAGCGGCCTGAACGGCGGCTGGGCTGAGTGGAAAACCAATACTAGCCTTACAGTGGGTCAAGATGCTTGGGAAGCTTCGTGGCGCTACCGTTACATTGGTGGCATGACCGACGACTACTACGAAGAAGCCTATGGTTTGAGAACTGAAGTAGGATCTGTGTCGTACCACGATGTATCAGCTCGCTACTACATCAATGACACATGGTCAGTGTCTGGCGGTGTGGATAATGTGTTTGATAAAACGCCACCATACTTGTACTCATACAGCGACGCGAACACAGTTCCTGAAGTGTATGACGTGATGGGCCGTTACTTCCACGCTAAGGTCACTGCTCGCTTCTAA